One stretch of Bradyrhizobium canariense DNA includes these proteins:
- a CDS encoding LacI family DNA-binding transcriptional regulator: MNAADSNEPHSAPTLSAVAKLAGVSAITVSRVVRLPNLVAPETRARVEAAMRELGYVPNLVAGSLASARTSSVGVLVPTIANSIFADTVQGLSDELEPLGYAVILAQSRYDAAREDHMLAALLSRRPEAIIMVGSPATDDGARLLRRAGIPIVETWELPTDPIDAVAGFDNYAAGVAVAQHLFAQGRRHLAFIGGDDPRATRRWHGFSDTAVAAGAKMPRRLILERNATGSTVALAELPGVDAVFAANDAHAIGFMAGLRKAGLLRIGPATEQPVAVIGLGDLEMGRLIAPSLSTIRVHGDAIGRTAAKLMLTRSGPRHVDLGFELVLRDSG, encoded by the coding sequence ATGAACGCTGCTGACTCCAATGAACCCCATTCCGCTCCGACGCTGTCTGCCGTGGCCAAACTGGCCGGGGTGTCGGCGATCACCGTCAGCCGCGTGGTGCGCCTGCCCAATCTGGTGGCGCCCGAAACCCGGGCTCGGGTCGAAGCGGCGATGCGGGAATTGGGCTACGTGCCCAATCTGGTCGCCGGCTCGCTGGCGAGCGCCCGCACCAGTTCGGTCGGCGTGCTGGTGCCGACGATCGCGAACTCGATTTTCGCCGATACCGTGCAGGGCCTGTCCGACGAACTGGAGCCGCTCGGCTATGCCGTGATCCTGGCGCAGTCGCGTTACGACGCCGCACGCGAGGATCATATGCTGGCTGCGCTGCTGTCGCGGCGCCCCGAGGCCATCATCATGGTGGGCTCGCCTGCCACCGATGACGGTGCAAGATTACTGCGGCGCGCCGGCATTCCGATCGTCGAGACCTGGGAGTTGCCGACGGATCCGATCGATGCGGTCGCCGGATTTGACAATTACGCCGCCGGTGTCGCAGTGGCGCAGCATCTGTTTGCGCAGGGCCGCCGGCACCTGGCATTCATCGGCGGCGACGACCCCCGGGCGACGCGGCGCTGGCATGGATTCTCGGACACCGCTGTGGCTGCCGGCGCCAAAATGCCGCGCCGGTTGATCCTGGAACGCAATGCCACGGGCAGCACCGTCGCGCTGGCCGAGTTGCCCGGCGTCGATGCGGTGTTTGCCGCCAATGATGCGCATGCCATCGGCTTCATGGCGGGCCTGCGAAAAGCCGGACTGCTACGGATCGGACCGGCTACCGAACAGCCGGTTGCCGTCATCGGCCTCGGTGATCTCGAGATGGGCCGGCTAATCGCGCCGAGCCTCAGCACTATTCGCGTTCATGGCGATGCCATCGGCCGTACCGCGGCAAAGCTGATGCTGACGCGCAGTGGGCCGCGCCACGTCGATCTCGGTTTTGAACTCGTGCTGCGCGACAGCGGCTGA
- a CDS encoding MFS transporter, producing MTEKTADSSMRARLRVILAASVGSALEWYDFFLYGTAAALVFGDLFFPKSDPAIGTLLSFLTFGVGFVVRPLGGIMGDRFGRKPVLVATLLMIGIGTTAIGLLPTYAQVGIWAPVMLVGLRVIQGLGAGAEYGGAVIYLVENAPARHRGFWGSFAPLGVSIGNLLAAAAFALVTTLPHDELMSWGWRLPFLASFTLILVGIFVRLRVAETPVFTEAVLARGKVERNPAMQALRRHPRNFMVVLGARLAENGLGYLFPVFGLNYIITTLGVPKSQALSALMLAFVVELFAIVSFASLSDRIGRRPVYIFGALAGIAFAFPFFWLIETKEWIWIALAFLVARAVVTAAMFGPQAAYFAELFPPQRRFAGFAFARELGSLLAGGPAPALAAALVAWSGSWWPVACYAAVLSGLTAVAIWAGPETYEESITVDNTSDGAMHPAAIPLQA from the coding sequence ATGACGGAGAAGACAGCCGATAGCAGCATGCGTGCGCGCTTGCGCGTGATCCTCGCGGCCAGTGTCGGGTCCGCGCTCGAGTGGTACGACTTTTTCCTGTACGGCACTGCCGCAGCGCTGGTGTTCGGGGATCTCTTCTTTCCGAAAAGCGATCCGGCAATCGGCACGCTGCTGTCGTTCCTGACCTTCGGCGTCGGCTTCGTGGTGCGGCCGCTGGGCGGCATCATGGGCGACCGGTTCGGACGAAAACCAGTGCTGGTAGCAACATTGCTGATGATCGGCATCGGCACCACGGCGATCGGTCTGTTGCCGACCTATGCCCAAGTCGGTATTTGGGCGCCGGTCATGCTGGTCGGCCTGCGCGTGATCCAGGGGTTGGGAGCCGGCGCCGAATATGGCGGCGCGGTGATCTATCTGGTGGAGAACGCACCGGCGCGCCATCGCGGCTTCTGGGGCAGTTTTGCGCCGCTCGGCGTATCGATCGGCAATCTGCTCGCGGCGGCTGCTTTCGCACTCGTCACCACGCTGCCGCATGACGAACTGATGTCGTGGGGCTGGCGGCTGCCGTTCCTGGCGAGTTTCACCCTTATTCTGGTCGGCATTTTCGTGCGCTTGCGGGTCGCGGAAACCCCGGTCTTTACCGAAGCGGTGCTGGCGCGCGGCAAGGTCGAACGCAATCCGGCGATGCAAGCGCTGCGCCGGCATCCCCGAAATTTCATGGTGGTGCTGGGCGCGCGGCTGGCCGAAAACGGGCTTGGCTATCTGTTTCCGGTATTTGGCCTCAACTACATCATCACCACGCTGGGCGTACCGAAATCTCAGGCGCTGAGCGCGTTGATGCTGGCCTTCGTCGTCGAACTGTTCGCCATCGTCAGCTTTGCGTCGCTGTCGGACCGTATCGGCCGGCGTCCGGTCTACATATTCGGCGCGCTGGCCGGCATAGCATTCGCCTTCCCGTTCTTCTGGCTGATCGAAACCAAAGAGTGGATCTGGATCGCGCTGGCGTTCCTGGTGGCGCGGGCCGTGGTGACGGCGGCCATGTTCGGCCCGCAGGCGGCCTATTTTGCCGAGCTGTTTCCGCCGCAGCGGCGCTTTGCCGGCTTTGCTTTCGCGCGCGAATTGGGTTCGCTGCTGGCCGGCGGTCCTGCACCGGCGCTCGCCGCCGCGCTGGTGGCATGGTCCGGAAGCTGGTGGCCGGTTGCGTGCTACGCAGCCGTTCTGTCCGGACTGACCGCGGTTGCGATCTGGGCCGGGCCCGAAACCTATGAAGAGAGCATCACCGTCGACAACACGTCCGACGGCGCCATGCACCCCGCGGCAATACCGTTGCAAGCCTGA
- a CDS encoding sensor domain-containing diguanylate cyclase, with the protein MPDHASATSTLSRQIAPAVIATLFALAMSACVLGVVIWKALESKSATLERGQTATQNLAHSLAEHASHTIQAADISMSGIVELLKYRTPLPDRMNPFLANIVNALPQIREIGVLSVDGAWQYSSLSELPRYNNSDRDYFIYHRDTPGAALRISAPIQSRLTGHSTIMLSKRISKEDGSFGGVLLAAIDSDYFNAFYNRFQLGVGGAIGLMRNDGIVLIRWPSANVGADLSKSDLFARQIKLSSVGYYKTISPFDGTVKYFGYEETSQYPLVVTVARSESELLASWWATLRTDALVGAVLLCLIILSAALLWSQFRFRMKTEHALREREARYRLLSDNIADIVILLDGRGTLLYVSPSVEPVLGLRGGDLIGKSCFDLVHPDDKELVLAATARPSDPDSTNTVAFRIARADRSVAWVEINFKLASEQDGQTKFVGVLRDVTQRKMMEDELTSLNTRLAQLATTDGLTGLCNRRTFDGFLRREYAARDTLSVLLFDIDNFKGYNDSYGHQAGDECLKAVAKVIADATSNTSGMSARYGGEEFIIVLPDVSEADALRVAEAVRLTIRALGIPNSASSRGYVTVSGGVSTKTKAILDEAMLVGDADLALYEAKRLGRNRTFASSELKHSFVESVPLQFLLEP; encoded by the coding sequence ATGCCGGATCACGCTTCAGCAACCAGCACACTCAGCCGGCAGATCGCGCCGGCCGTGATCGCGACTCTCTTCGCGCTCGCGATGAGCGCATGCGTGCTGGGCGTCGTCATCTGGAAGGCGCTGGAATCCAAATCCGCCACGCTTGAACGCGGCCAGACGGCGACGCAGAACCTTGCTCATTCGCTCGCTGAACATGCTTCGCATACGATTCAGGCGGCCGACATCAGCATGAGCGGCATTGTCGAGCTGCTGAAATACCGGACTCCGTTACCCGATCGCATGAATCCGTTCCTCGCGAACATCGTCAACGCGCTGCCGCAGATCCGCGAGATCGGCGTTCTCAGCGTCGACGGTGCGTGGCAATATTCGTCGCTTTCAGAACTGCCGCGCTACAACAACTCGGACCGCGACTATTTTATCTACCATCGCGACACGCCCGGCGCCGCGCTCAGGATCAGCGCGCCCATCCAATCACGCCTGACCGGCCACTCCACCATCATGCTCTCCAAGCGGATCAGCAAGGAGGACGGCAGTTTCGGCGGCGTTTTGCTGGCGGCGATCGACAGCGATTACTTCAACGCGTTTTACAACCGGTTTCAGCTCGGGGTCGGCGGGGCGATCGGCCTGATGCGGAACGACGGCATTGTCTTGATCCGCTGGCCGTCAGCGAATGTCGGCGCGGACCTGTCGAAGAGCGATCTGTTCGCAAGGCAGATCAAGCTCAGCTCCGTAGGATATTACAAAACGATCTCGCCGTTCGACGGGACGGTGAAATATTTTGGCTATGAAGAAACCTCGCAATATCCGCTGGTCGTGACCGTCGCCCGCTCCGAGAGCGAGCTTCTGGCGAGCTGGTGGGCCACCTTGCGGACCGACGCACTGGTCGGAGCCGTGCTGCTGTGCCTGATCATTCTTTCCGCGGCATTACTGTGGTCGCAATTTCGCTTTCGAATGAAGACGGAGCACGCGCTCCGCGAGCGCGAAGCGCGCTACCGGCTGCTTTCGGACAACATCGCCGATATCGTGATCCTGCTCGATGGTCGCGGAACACTGTTGTATGTCTCACCATCCGTCGAACCGGTTCTGGGACTGCGCGGGGGTGACCTGATCGGGAAATCGTGTTTCGATCTTGTTCATCCCGACGACAAAGAGCTTGTCCTGGCCGCCACCGCTCGGCCGAGTGACCCGGATTCGACCAATACCGTTGCTTTCAGAATTGCCCGCGCCGACCGGTCAGTGGCCTGGGTCGAGATCAACTTCAAGCTGGCGTCGGAGCAGGACGGGCAAACGAAGTTTGTCGGTGTGCTGAGAGACGTCACCCAACGCAAGATGATGGAAGACGAGTTGACCTCGCTGAACACGCGTCTTGCCCAGCTTGCCACCACCGACGGACTGACCGGTCTTTGCAATCGACGAACATTCGACGGATTCCTTCGCCGCGAATATGCAGCGCGGGATACCCTGTCGGTGCTGCTGTTCGATATCGACAATTTCAAAGGCTATAACGATAGCTATGGGCACCAGGCCGGCGATGAATGCTTAAAAGCAGTCGCAAAAGTCATCGCGGATGCGACATCAAATACATCGGGAATGTCGGCAAGGTACGGCGGAGAAGAGTTTATCATTGTTCTCCCCGACGTTTCCGAAGCAGATGCTCTGCGTGTCGCGGAGGCAGTCAGACTGACGATCAGGGCGCTCGGCATTCCCAACTCCGCCTCGAGCCGCGGATATGTGACGGTCAGCGGCGGCGTCTCCACCAAAACGAAGGCTATCCTCGACGAAGCGATGCTCGTTGGCGACGCGGATCTCGCGCTGTACGAGGCAAAGCGACTAGGCCGCAACCGGACCTTCGCCAGCAGCGAACTGAAACATAGCTTTGTCGAGTCTGTGCCGCTTCAGTTCCTGCTGGAGCCGTAG
- a CDS encoding phytanoyl-CoA dioxygenase family protein, with product MISEQDVETYRRDGVIVVPEVLDQKTLAEVRGVITELVAGSAKTLEHTDVYDLEPGHTAESPRVRRIKAPHKVHAIFNDIVRSPAIIDILTKLIGPGLRLHGSKLNMKSARYGSPVEWHQDWAFYPHTNDDVLAIGVLLDDCDITNGPMLVTPGTHTGEVWNHHGDDGCFAGLIDPDTIKSEIDRALPCMGRAGSMSFHHVRALHGSALNTSDRPRNLLLYEVAASDAWPLMGVKDFDEFNSRLLSGDPVVEPRMTNVPVRLPLPPARRQGSIYETQSASKKSYFTRAA from the coding sequence ATGATTTCAGAACAGGATGTGGAGACCTATCGGCGCGACGGCGTGATCGTGGTGCCCGAAGTATTGGACCAGAAAACGCTGGCCGAAGTGCGCGGCGTGATCACTGAGCTGGTCGCGGGATCAGCCAAGACGCTAGAGCATACCGATGTCTATGACCTCGAGCCCGGCCACACCGCCGAAAGCCCCCGCGTCCGCCGGATCAAGGCGCCGCACAAGGTGCATGCCATCTTCAACGATATCGTGCGCAGCCCGGCTATCATCGACATCTTGACGAAATTGATCGGCCCGGGCCTGAGGCTGCACGGCTCCAAGCTCAATATGAAGTCGGCGCGTTACGGATCGCCGGTCGAGTGGCACCAGGATTGGGCTTTCTATCCGCACACCAATGACGATGTGCTCGCGATCGGCGTGCTGCTGGACGACTGCGACATCACCAACGGACCGATGCTGGTCACGCCGGGCACGCACACCGGCGAGGTCTGGAACCATCACGGCGATGACGGCTGCTTCGCAGGTCTGATCGATCCCGATACCATCAAGAGCGAGATCGATCGCGCGCTGCCTTGCATGGGCCGGGCCGGCAGCATGTCGTTCCATCATGTTCGCGCGCTGCACGGATCTGCGCTGAACACCTCGGACCGTCCGCGCAACCTCTTGCTCTACGAAGTTGCGGCAAGCGACGCGTGGCCGCTGATGGGCGTCAAGGATTTCGACGAATTCAACAGCCGTCTGCTGTCCGGCGATCCGGTCGTGGAGCCGCGGATGACCAATGTTCCCGTGCGCCTTCCGCTGCCCCCCGCCAGGCGACAGGGGTCGATCTACGAAACGCAGTCCGCGTCGAAGAAATCTTACTTCACCCGCGCCGCGTGA
- a CDS encoding iron-containing alcohol dehydrogenase has product MRKGRVVFGAMDEVVFGTPAAAAIVEQMDRLRAERAFLMVSGTLNRETDEIEKIRNSLGSRCVATFDSMPPHTPREAVIAAAAQARAANADLIVTVGGGSITDGAKAVQICLANHINTVEGIDAIRVRKGITPPMTAPIVRQISVPTTIAGGEFSAAAGVTNQRIRVKEMLRHELTIPRAVILDPAVTVHTPQWLWLSTGIRAVDHCVEGLCSLEAHPYADAQALKGLSMLAQALPRVKADAADLDARLDCQIGTWLSMGPSSAGVPMGASHGIGYVLGAAFDVPHGYTSCVMLPSVMRWNKPANAERQTLVAAAMGQPGKDAADVLDGFIRGLGMPRSLQDVRVDPEHFDRIAEQAMRIPWIQRNPRKIDSPAQLREILLLAA; this is encoded by the coding sequence GTGCGCAAGGGACGAGTTGTATTCGGCGCCATGGACGAGGTGGTGTTCGGCACGCCGGCTGCGGCGGCGATCGTGGAGCAGATGGATCGCCTGCGTGCCGAGCGCGCGTTTCTCATGGTCAGCGGCACGCTCAACCGCGAAACCGACGAGATCGAGAAAATCCGCAACAGCCTCGGGTCTCGCTGCGTGGCGACCTTCGATTCGATGCCGCCGCACACACCGCGAGAGGCCGTCATCGCTGCCGCCGCGCAGGCCCGCGCGGCCAACGCCGATCTGATCGTCACCGTCGGCGGCGGCTCGATCACCGACGGCGCCAAGGCGGTGCAAATCTGCCTCGCCAACCACATCAATACCGTCGAGGGCATCGATGCGATCCGGGTGCGTAAAGGCATCACACCGCCGATGACGGCGCCGATCGTGCGCCAGATCAGCGTGCCGACGACCATTGCCGGCGGCGAGTTCAGCGCGGCGGCCGGTGTCACCAATCAGCGCATTCGCGTCAAGGAAATGCTGCGTCATGAGCTGACGATACCGCGCGCTGTGATCCTCGATCCCGCCGTCACCGTGCACACGCCGCAATGGCTGTGGCTTTCGACCGGTATCCGCGCCGTCGATCATTGTGTCGAAGGCTTGTGCTCGCTCGAGGCGCATCCCTACGCCGACGCCCAGGCGTTGAAGGGCCTTTCGATGCTGGCGCAGGCACTGCCGCGCGTGAAGGCCGACGCTGCCGATCTCGACGCCCGGCTGGATTGCCAGATCGGCACCTGGCTCTCGATGGGACCGTCATCCGCGGGCGTGCCGATGGGAGCGAGCCACGGCATCGGCTATGTGCTTGGTGCGGCGTTCGACGTGCCGCATGGCTATACGTCCTGCGTGATGCTGCCGTCGGTGATGCGCTGGAACAAACCTGCCAATGCCGAACGCCAGACGCTCGTCGCGGCCGCGATGGGACAGCCCGGCAAGGACGCCGCCGATGTGCTCGATGGCTTCATCCGCGGCCTCGGCATGCCGCGCAGCCTGCAGGACGTCCGCGTCGACCCCGAGCATTTCGACCGGATTGCCGAGCAGGCGATGCGCATACCCTGGATTCAGCGCAATCCGCGCAAGATCGATAGTCCGGCGCAATTGCGCGAGATTCTTCTTCTAGCCGCGTAG
- a CDS encoding AMP-binding protein yields MYTGRHAHLRPLQPAFIMANSGESVSYAELEARSNRLAHLFRRHGLKRLDHYAIFMENNSRYLEACGAGERSGLYFTCVNSYLTPGELAYILTNSESRILITSVAKLDVAREALKQCPRIELCIVADGPGENDRIVGLQQATAGLPVTPIGDECIGTAMLYSSGTTGRPKGILRPLPKQPPTQQMPLFDFLQKLWQYREGMIYLSPAPLYHSAPQAAVNLTIRMGGTVIVMESFDPERYLELIEKWSVTHSQLVPTMFSRMLKLPETARSRYDLSSLEIAIHAAAPCPAMVKQDMIEWWGPIIHEYYGATEGLGFTACNSQEWLTHRGTVGKVLFGNLHILDEDMQPCAVGTPGTVWFKTASPFEYFNDPNKTRETRSPDGSMSTVGDVGYVDGDGYLYLTDRATFMIISGGVNIYPQECENLLITHPKIADAAVFGVPNTDLGEEVKAVVQPMPGIEPGPDLAEELILFCSQALSRQKVPRSVDFEAELPRLPTGKLYKRLLRDRYWGNKTSRIV; encoded by the coding sequence ATGTACACCGGCAGGCACGCTCATCTCCGCCCCCTTCAACCCGCCTTCATCATGGCAAACTCCGGGGAGAGCGTGAGCTATGCCGAGCTGGAAGCCCGCAGCAATCGCCTGGCACATCTGTTTCGTCGCCATGGGCTGAAGCGGCTCGACCACTACGCCATCTTCATGGAGAACAACAGCCGCTACCTCGAGGCCTGCGGCGCCGGCGAGCGATCCGGACTATATTTTACCTGCGTGAATTCCTACCTGACGCCGGGTGAGCTCGCCTACATTCTCACCAATAGCGAGTCGCGCATCCTCATTACATCGGTCGCCAAACTCGACGTCGCGCGGGAGGCGCTGAAGCAGTGCCCCAGGATCGAACTCTGTATCGTTGCCGACGGTCCCGGCGAGAACGACCGCATCGTCGGGTTACAACAGGCGACCGCCGGGCTGCCCGTGACGCCGATCGGCGACGAATGCATCGGCACGGCGATGCTTTATTCATCCGGCACGACCGGCCGCCCGAAAGGCATTCTGCGTCCGCTGCCGAAGCAGCCACCCACCCAGCAAATGCCGCTGTTCGATTTCCTTCAAAAACTTTGGCAGTACCGCGAAGGCATGATCTATCTCTCGCCCGCTCCGCTCTATCATTCAGCGCCGCAGGCCGCCGTCAATCTCACGATCCGGATGGGCGGCACCGTCATCGTCATGGAGAGCTTCGATCCGGAGCGTTACCTGGAACTGATCGAGAAATGGAGCGTGACCCACAGCCAGCTGGTGCCGACGATGTTCTCGCGTATGCTAAAACTGCCGGAGACCGCGCGGTCGCGTTACGATCTGTCATCGCTCGAGATTGCGATCCATGCCGCCGCGCCCTGCCCGGCGATGGTGAAGCAAGACATGATCGAGTGGTGGGGCCCGATCATTCATGAATATTACGGCGCGACCGAAGGCCTCGGCTTTACCGCCTGCAACAGCCAGGAATGGCTGACGCATCGAGGGACCGTCGGCAAGGTGCTGTTCGGCAACCTGCATATTCTCGACGAGGACATGCAGCCATGTGCCGTCGGCACGCCGGGCACGGTCTGGTTCAAGACCGCCTCACCTTTCGAATATTTCAACGATCCGAACAAGACCCGCGAAACCCGCTCACCCGATGGCAGCATGAGCACGGTTGGCGACGTCGGCTATGTCGATGGCGACGGCTATCTCTATCTGACCGACCGCGCGACCTTCATGATCATCTCGGGAGGCGTGAACATCTATCCGCAGGAATGCGAGAACTTGCTGATTACCCATCCCAAGATCGCCGACGCTGCGGTGTTCGGCGTTCCCAACACCGATCTTGGCGAAGAAGTCAAAGCGGTCGTGCAGCCGATGCCGGGAATCGAACCCGGGCCGGATCTCGCCGAAGAACTGATTCTGTTTTGCAGCCAGGCGCTGTCGCGTCAGAAAGTGCCGCGTTCGGTCGACTTCGAGGCGGAACTGCCACGGCTCCCAACCGGCAAGCTTTACAAGCGGCTGTTGCGCGACCGCTATTGGGGCAACAAGACGTCGCGCATCGTGTAA
- a CDS encoding IS5 family transposase: MRGSDEGSGSLFSYVDLEARVRADHPLRVIRDLANAALGDLSGEFGKLYTDFGRPSIAPEKLLRAMLLQAFYGVRSERHLMERMEFDLLFRWFVGLGVDDAVWDHSTFSKNRDRLLEGEIAAKFLSALLAQPKVKRLLSSDHFSVDGTLIEAWASIKSFRRKDGSDKDQDGPGRNAERSFHKEKRSNETHASTTDPEARLYKKGDGQPAKLSYMGHALMENRNGLAVLGEVSQATGTAEREIALAMIDKRGGAKRITVGADKAYDVTPFVHDLRYRSVTPHIAIDGHLSKTGKRRKTAIDARTTRHSGYDISQRCRKRIEEVFGWIKSSAGLAKVKLRGRDRVDAVFVLALAAYNLIRLPKLLAAPA, from the coding sequence ATGCGGGGAAGTGACGAAGGGTCTGGCTCGCTTTTCAGTTATGTGGACCTGGAGGCTCGGGTTCGCGCCGACCACCCGCTCCGGGTGATTAGGGACTTGGCGAATGCGGCGCTGGGCGATCTTTCTGGGGAGTTCGGCAAGCTCTACACGGACTTCGGCCGCCCCTCGATTGCACCGGAGAAGTTGCTTCGGGCGATGCTCCTGCAGGCGTTCTATGGGGTTCGCTCGGAACGGCACCTGATGGAGCGGATGGAGTTCGATCTTCTGTTCCGCTGGTTCGTTGGGCTTGGGGTGGACGATGCGGTCTGGGACCATTCGACCTTCTCGAAGAACCGCGATCGGCTGCTTGAGGGCGAGATTGCGGCCAAGTTCCTGAGCGCGCTTTTGGCGCAGCCGAAGGTCAAGCGTCTGCTATCGAGCGATCACTTCTCGGTGGACGGTACTCTGATTGAAGCTTGGGCTTCGATCAAGAGCTTCCGACGGAAGGATGGCAGCGACAAAGATCAGGACGGTCCGGGACGCAATGCCGAGCGTAGCTTCCACAAGGAAAAGCGATCCAACGAGACCCATGCGAGCACGACCGATCCTGAAGCGCGGCTTTACAAGAAGGGAGACGGCCAGCCGGCCAAGCTGAGCTATATGGGCCATGCGCTGATGGAGAACCGCAATGGTTTAGCGGTTTTGGGTGAAGTGAGCCAAGCGACAGGCACCGCCGAACGGGAGATTGCGCTTGCCATGATCGACAAGCGCGGTGGCGCCAAGCGGATCACGGTGGGGGCGGATAAGGCCTATGACGTCACGCCGTTCGTGCACGACCTGAGATATAGATCGGTTACGCCGCATATCGCGATCGACGGACATCTGAGTAAGACCGGCAAGCGGCGCAAGACGGCGATCGACGCGCGTACCACACGTCACAGCGGCTATGACATCAGCCAGCGTTGCCGCAAACGCATCGAAGAAGTCTTCGGCTGGATCAAGAGTTCCGCTGGTCTGGCCAAGGTCAAGCTACGAGGCCGCGACCGGGTGGATGCCGTCTTCGTCCTGGCGCTTGCGGCCTATAATCTGATCCGGCTGCCCAAGCTTCTGGCGGCACCGGCATGA